A DNA window from Trichomycterus rosablanca isolate fTriRos1 chromosome 11, fTriRos1.hap1, whole genome shotgun sequence contains the following coding sequences:
- the tspan3a gene encoding tetraspanin-3 isoform X2, which translates to MNGPKYEKTQHLAAAGILCYVGAYVFITYDDYDHFFEDVYTLIPAVVIIAVGTLLFIIGLIGCCATIRESRCGLTTFAIVLMLVFVTEVVVVVLGYIYRAKVEAEVNHSIQKVYNEYNGTNTDAPSRAIDYVQRQLHCCGISNYSDWKNTRWFNETRNNSVPLSCCKPNVSNCTGSLSRPGDLYPEGCEALVVKKLKEIMMYVIWAALTFAAIQMLGMLCACVVLCRRSRDPAYELLITGGTYA; encoded by the exons GCTGCTGCTGGGATCCTGTGTTACGTTGGTGCCTATGTCTTTATTACATATGATGACTATGACCACTTCTTTGAAGATGTCTACACCTTGATCCCAGCTGTTGTCATCATTGCAGTGGGCACACTCCTCTTCATTATTGGCTTAATCGGATGCTGTGCCACAATCAGGGAGAGTCGTTGTGGACTGACCACG TTTGCCATTGTGCTCATGCTGGTGTTTGTGACTGAGGTGGTTGTGGTTGTGCTCGGCTACATTTACAGAGCAAAG GTGGAGGCGGAGGTCAATCATTCAATCCAGAAGGTGTACAATGAATACAATGGCACGAACACAGATGCTCCAAGTCGTGCTATTGACTATGTTCAAAGACAg CTTCATTGCTGTGGAATTAGCAACTACTCAGACTggaaaaacacacgctggttTAATGAGACTCGGAACAACAGTGTACCTCTGAGCTGCTGCAAACCCAACGTGAGCAACTGTACTGGCTCCCTCTCTCGTCCTGGAGACCTTTATCCCGAG GGATGTGAAGCTTTGGTTGTGAAGAAACTTAAGGAGATCATGATGTATGTTATCTGGGCTGCACTGACATTCGCTGCAATTCAG ATGCTCGGGATGCTGTGTgcctgtgttgtgctgtgtcGTAGAAGCCGAGATCCTGCATATGAGCTTCTGATAACTGGAGGGACATATGCATAA
- the tspan3a gene encoding tetraspanin-3 isoform X1 — translation MGQCGVTSSKTVLVFLNLIFWAAAGILCYVGAYVFITYDDYDHFFEDVYTLIPAVVIIAVGTLLFIIGLIGCCATIRESRCGLTTFAIVLMLVFVTEVVVVVLGYIYRAKVEAEVNHSIQKVYNEYNGTNTDAPSRAIDYVQRQLHCCGISNYSDWKNTRWFNETRNNSVPLSCCKPNVSNCTGSLSRPGDLYPEGCEALVVKKLKEIMMYVIWAALTFAAIQMLGMLCACVVLCRRSRDPAYELLITGGTYA, via the exons GCTGCTGCTGGGATCCTGTGTTACGTTGGTGCCTATGTCTTTATTACATATGATGACTATGACCACTTCTTTGAAGATGTCTACACCTTGATCCCAGCTGTTGTCATCATTGCAGTGGGCACACTCCTCTTCATTATTGGCTTAATCGGATGCTGTGCCACAATCAGGGAGAGTCGTTGTGGACTGACCACG TTTGCCATTGTGCTCATGCTGGTGTTTGTGACTGAGGTGGTTGTGGTTGTGCTCGGCTACATTTACAGAGCAAAG GTGGAGGCGGAGGTCAATCATTCAATCCAGAAGGTGTACAATGAATACAATGGCACGAACACAGATGCTCCAAGTCGTGCTATTGACTATGTTCAAAGACAg CTTCATTGCTGTGGAATTAGCAACTACTCAGACTggaaaaacacacgctggttTAATGAGACTCGGAACAACAGTGTACCTCTGAGCTGCTGCAAACCCAACGTGAGCAACTGTACTGGCTCCCTCTCTCGTCCTGGAGACCTTTATCCCGAG GGATGTGAAGCTTTGGTTGTGAAGAAACTTAAGGAGATCATGATGTATGTTATCTGGGCTGCACTGACATTCGCTGCAATTCAG ATGCTCGGGATGCTGTGTgcctgtgttgtgctgtgtcGTAGAAGCCGAGATCCTGCATATGAGCTTCTGATAACTGGAGGGACATATGCATAA